The Leopardus geoffroyi isolate Oge1 chromosome C1, O.geoffroyi_Oge1_pat1.0, whole genome shotgun sequence sequence AATCACTAGGTGGCCATCTGCTCCAGAGACCGTTGCTAGGGAAACACGGCAAGGCTCTGCACTCTGACCCCCAGGATTTTCTCCCGGCAGGCCACCGCTCTGGGGGCGTGGTTACGTGAGTGACGCACGTAAGGGGCGGAACAGAGGCAAACCGGACCCAGGAACGGGTTACATTCTGAGGCGCATGCGTGCTGCGCCAGCCGGAGGATACCTGGAAGGCTTCAGCTGGTCTCGGGGAAAGTTTTGCTATGGCTGCTGCAAACGCGCTCTTAGACGTAGCTCTGCGAGAAGCCACCCAGCGAAAATTGCAGAGGTTTTCAGAACTGAGAGGTAGCGAAGGGGGAACCCCAGCTTTCTGCGGCAGTGGACAGGGAGGGAACTTTACGTGCCGGGAAATTTGCTGGACTATCACTTCCGGTCTGCTCACCTTCGGCTTTATAGCTAATAACTCCgcttgatttttttattcttctgtcaCTGCCCTTTCTTTGCGTCAtgttgttactttatttttttttttactttattcttagTAACATGTATATATcaaaacaaaggagaagaaagaaaattattctgaCTAGTGAGGCTATCAATCCAAGTTACACATTTGGTTAGCCTATTAACAAAAGTTACTTTAGATAAATCTAAACTGTCTAAAGATCAGTATTTGAccattacaaatattattttagccTTCTCCAATCCCCTTGCCTACTTCACCAATTTGTTGCATGCTATGAATGCATACTGAgtaaaaagacatggaagaattaTGGGTCAAAatttaaaaggggaaatttgtatcaaataaaattttttaaagactgtgcTATGTGTCATTCCTTATACAACTATCTAATAAAATTAGTCATTTTTGGTGAAGTTTCtgcatcaaaaatataaataataagatatttaGGAATAATAGATTCTGGCTGACAAAAACTGTTAactaattaaaatctttttatttttattttttttaatgtttatttatttttgagacagagacagagtatgaacaggggaggggcagagagagagggagacacagaatctgaaatgggctccaggctcagctgtcagcacagagccccgacgcggggcttgaactcacagactgtgagatcatgacctgagccgaagtcggacgcttaaccgactgagccacccaggcgccccaattaaaatctttattcatctttttttaccAACAAAGAGCGTCAGTTTAGTCTGTTTTTAAATGAGTGCATCAGGGACTTGGGAACTTTTCTGTTATGCAGAATTTTAGGTCATACTTCAAAGCCTTTGTAAACTTGCATGGCTCATCTtcaggtaataaaaaataaagtacctgAATTTATAAACAGTAACATTGTAGGAATAGATTCTTGGGTTGAATCTTACTCAGCCAACAAACACTAAGTGGTCCTAATATGTGAAAATTGCTTTTCACAGCTggagattcatttattcattttttttgtttgtttgttttatttatttggggaagagagcacgagcaggggaggggcagaaagagaaggagagagagaatcccaagcaggccccacattgaCAGTATACAGCCTGACTGGgggttgatcccatgaaccttgagatcatgacctgagccgagataaAGAATCCGAGGcatagctgactgagccatctaagcACCCCCGTTTATTCTTTTTGTCTCCTCTTCTTATTTAAGAATTGAGGTAATTTTTAGCAAGGCAAGAATACTTCTCTTAATCAAGAAACATAGCAactttcagaatatttaaataaatggactGTAGACCATGAAAGGAGCAAGTAAtctaaaagagaggaaaatgcaaaatttgtGAACAATCTTCAGTAGAAATAGTTTGAATCAAACTAGCTAGCCACTAATTATTCCGTAATTCTGAAAAGAAGTTAAGTGTATGaagataatttttcatttttctttctaataggCAAATTTGTAATAGCTAGAAATTTCTGATactcatttccttgctttttcacACAGGCAAACCTGTGGCAGCTGGAGAATTCTGGGACATTGTTGCAATAACAGCAGCTGATGAAAAACAGGAACTTGCTTATAAGCAACAGCTCtcagaaaagctgaaaaaaaaggaGTTACCCCTTGGAGTCCAATATCATGTTTTTGTTGACCCTGCTGGAGCCAAAATAGGTATGCTATATATAATCAGATTTATATCATAGGTTCTGAACAGAATGATTGCTGAAGAAAAGCTTTCCTATGGCTCACAGTTGATGAGCCCTATATCTTTCTACCCATAGTCTTTCCaggctttaaaaatttaatgtaaatttactattttttaagaaaaaggcatAGTAACTGTTTACACATTGTGACTTACCATGAAAAACTTGcagaatgttattaagaaaagaatattatttgttttaataaaattaaaacgaaatttattttaataaaattttaaaattaatgttaaatattcttttcGACTTTATCAGTAAGGTTCTTAAGGTCCCTCCTAACTCCATAGTTTGTTCAGAGATTTACATGAAGGTTGCAAATCAgcactatatacacacacatatatatatacacacatatatgtgtgtatatacacataaggCATAGCTGACTTAAACTGGGCTTTGAAAGTAGTATCTATGATATTAggccattatatatatatatatacacacacacacacacacacacatatatatacacacacatatgtatacacacacatatatatgtgtatacgtatatgtgtgtgtgtgtgtgtgtgtatatatataatggccTAATATCATAGATACTACTTTCAAAGCCCAGTTTAAGTCAGCTATGCCTTTTGACCTTCATTGCAAGAAAATATGTGCTATTTTTCTGGAGGCTATTTTCCATGTGATACTTAAAACTAAAGCCCCTGATACCATATGGGATATTTATATCTGATACCAGCATTGTTCTAATTGACCAGtgttttaatcctcacaatggtGCAGTCAGTACTttaataattcccattttatagatgggaatcTGAGGCACAGAATGTTAAATAACCTGCACAAGGTAACTAGTAAGTGTAGTTATGTTTAAGATGTATTTTAGGACACCAGGttctaagaaaattttttttgagtttgtttgtttgtttgtttgtttagagaccatgagcaggggaggggcagagagagagagggacagaatcccaagcaggatccctgaTACCAGGGCAGCCCCtggggtggggctcgaactcaggacccttgagatcatgtcctgagccattatgacctgagccaaggtcaagagtctgacactcaaccaactgaaccacccaggtgctcctctaagAAACTTTTTAGAAATGACATCTAACTCAAATCTTTGGTTATGTGATGTGGGGGGGAATTATTTTAATGGGTTTTTCAGTTTGTAACTCCAAATGAATGTGTATACTTAGAGTATTCCACTGTTTCAGATTgcctaatttatcatttttcctttgttttaattactgttttcAAGAGAAGATTATAATCTCATCATTTATTACCAAGTGCTGATCTCTGGGTTTCATTTccaattgtttatttacttaaatgctgtaaaatgtgtatttaacttGATTCTTTTGCCTCTACCTTTGCTCTCTGCCTACTTAATTATAGCTAAAGGCCATATCCTCAAAGTTATAACACCAAACCTTACCATAATAACAAATTTTCAGCAGGTTTCTAAGAAATAAGTTGtggttttactttcatttttaaggaaatggagGATCCACACTTTGTGCCCTTCGATGTTTGGAAAAGTTATATGGAGATAAATGGAATTCTTTTACCATCCTATTAATTCATTCTGGTAAagttacacattttcttttttccaatttacATTTTACCTTTGATATCTTAGGGACTTTTTTCTACCTTgcaaatactttcctttttttaaatttttgtctttgaagttactctttgaaaataaatatttcatgtttttcttgattattttaaagttataagcagcataatgtttttaacaaatttatcTTTTGGAAtgtatatagaaaattatttacCGAAGATAGAACTCATCAAAATATGAACATTTCTCAGTAATGCTTTAAAAGGAATTGTTGTAGGGGAGAGGCTGGTTTAGCACTGTGATTTCCAGACTTTACCAAAACCTTCTATCATGCATTTTTATCTGATTATTGGTGGCAAAAGTCTTTAAtgcttaaaagaatttaaaaataaaagaaaaagtggtgACAAAACATGGAGATGACAAAAAAGTATGTAAGAGGAAGagtcacacacaaaagaaaacattataaagcagaaaaataggaaataaataatctcagaataaagattgtttttttttaattcagtaaatGTAGTTGTATGAAAATCTTGGTTACATGAAAACCTCCACTCTTCTCTACTGGGGCTGATGAAAACTTTATTATGGACTGGCACCAGTCCAGGAACAGATATTTTAGAACTACTCATCTATATGACTTCcaaggcatttttcatttcttatagttTATATACAGAACAATGATTCTTTGTAAAGATAATACCAAGTAAAGCATCCAAGTTCTGATTTTAAGACTAACtctaaaaaagtagaaaaattcaaatatatagcTTTATTCTGGAACCAATATGATTaccaattaataaaaattaagttagacACTCAAAATACATAGTTAGAAAGAGGTAATTCTTACAATTCTAAACTTAAGTTTTGGCTAgtctttggaaaaggaaaaaagtggaaaGCATTAACTCTCATTTGCTGAACAACATACTCTTGTGCAAAGTGCTCTACataaaagaagataaagcaaGTATTACTCTTCATTTGCTGATTTGGAGTAAACCCAATGATAAGCAATTAAAAAGTGGTGAACCAGAGTTTGAACCTATTTTTGTCTACTCTACTATGTAATGTTGCCTCTCATTATAATTAGTTACATAAAAATGATGTAAGCTATTTAATGTACCTAAGAGAACATGCTTTTCAAGGAATTAAGAAGTCATAAGACTCATTTTAGAGGGAAAAAGCCtgttcaaatgaaaaacaaatatacattttaaaatgcttttaagtaAACGCACCTGTATTTCCTTTGAGTGGATGTAATAATTTGAGGAAAGACACAGCATCTGGTAATTACagtttaataattatattttggaTTGGTATATTAgtttttttgtgacttttttcccctctatgaAGTGCGTACCAAATGTAGGAGTTTAAATGTCGTGAAATTTACTGTTTGAAATGTAGATATAAGACCATGTTTTAGCCCATGGTCCTGTTCACTCGTTGTGCAGTTGATTCAAAACAATTCGCAGCCTCTGAAGTATAATAGAATTCTTTCTTAATCTAAAATTGCGTTATATCAAATCACTTGAGGAGAATTGTTCTTTGAATTTGTAACCTGGAATTTACTATTCTTTTCTGAGTTACAGTAATgcattatatacattaaatatcttTAGAGATATTTTGAGTTGTCACTGATGCCCCTgggtttttaaaatcttacagtcttgtaaacattttaaaacagttattttgtttaattttatatagGTGGTTACAGCCAACGCCTTCCAAATGCAAGTGCTCTGGGCAAAATTTTCACTGCGTTACCTTTCGGTAACCCCATTTATCAGATGTTGGAATTAAAACTAGCCATGTACATTGATTTCCCCTCACATATGAAACCTGGGATTCTGGTTACTTGTGCAGATGATATTGAACTTTATAGTGTTGGAGAATGTGAGTTTATTAGATTTGACAAACCTGGCTTTACAGCTTTAGCCCATCCTTCTAGTTTGACTGTTGGTACCACACATGGAGTATTTGTCTTAGAAGCTTTtaattatttagaatataaaGACCTTGAATACAGGTGTTGCCATCGTTTCCTTCATAAGCCCAGCATAGAACAGATGCATCACTTTAATGCTGTGTGTAGACCTGGAAATTTTTCTCACCAGGACATGGCTGGGGGTGACACTACCCCTCTTAAATTAGAGTCTGAGTATGTCTACACGGACAGCCTATTTTACATGGAtcataaaacagcaaaaaaattacttgctttttatgaaaaaataggCACATTGAACTGTGAAATTGATGCCTATGGAGACTTTCTGCAGGCTTTGGGACCTGGAGCAACTGTGGAGTACACCAGAAACACATCAAATGTCACTAAAGAAGAGGCAGAGTTGACAGACATCAGGCAGAGAATATTTCATCTTCTGAAAGGAACCTCATTAAATGTTGTGGTTCTTAATAAATCCAAATTCTATCACATTGGAACAACTGAAGAATActtgtttcattttacttcagATAGCAGTTTGAAGTCAGAACTTGGCTTGCAGTCCATAGCTTTTAGCATCTTTTCTACAACACCAAAATGCTCTGGTAACACATCCTGTATCATTCAAAGTATACTGGATTCAGGATGTTCTGTGGCAACTGGCTCAGTTGTGGAGTATTCTAGATTGGGGCCTAATGTTTCAGTTGGTGAAAACTGCATTGTTAGTGGTTGTTCTGTCATAACAGAAGCTGTCCTGCCTGCAGATTCTTTTGTGTGTTCCTTAAGCTTGAAGATGAATGGATACTTGAAGTATTCAACTATGGCTTTTGGAGTGCAAGACAACTTGAAAAGGAATGTTAAAACATTGTCAGATATAAAGTTACTTCAATTCTTTGGAGTCTGTTTCCTGTCATGCCTAAATATTTGGAATCTGAAAGTTACAGAGGAACTGTTCTCTGGAAACAAGACATGTTTAAGTTTGTGGAATGCTCGTATTTTCCCAGCTTGTTCCTCTTTGAGTGATTCAGTTACAACATCcctaaaaatgttaaatgctgTACAGAACAAATCAGCATTCAGCCTGAATAAGTATAAACTGTTGTCCATTGAAGAAATGCTTATCTACAAAGACGTAGAAGACATGATAACTTATAGGGAgcaaatttttctagaaattactttaaatagaAAACAGTTCGATTTAGAGGCatcttaaatattatatataccttACCTTTCTTGATAGAGCAAGATTGGAAATAGAAGAGTTTTCTGTAGGCTTTTGTTTGTTCTACTGAAGTGAATGAAAATTACATTAACGTAATTGCTATAGcataatattaataacaaaatcaaacatttttgATGAAAGAATATTTCAAGGCTGTAAGTTCAGAAAAGGGTTTTTTTgatattactattttaattttcttttaaaagaaacgGGTTTGTGGAGCATTGTTGTGTTCATATAGTACACAAGAAGCTTTAAATGATTTTCTAAACATAcctttttccatcttctttttggGCTTTGGTTTCAGTACAGGTCTACGTGTTAATTGGCATAGTATTAGTATAGTAGTATACTATAGCATATACTAGTAGTACAGTAGTAGAACATAGTAGTCCTATTCTGATGAACTGATAAAAATGGTATACATACAATAGGGTCTTCAAAGAACACTGTAGGAATTGAAATACTTTTTTGGAAACAAATTCATAGCTTACAAATTCAGATGAAAACAATGCTTCCAATATTgtgattatttaattaataagtaATTAGATAGAGATAGCTCTGGAATTGATGATAAAAATCTATCTCATTTATTGCTCTTGCCAAAGTGAAACTAAAAGTGTTTATGTGGTATTTTACCTTATAAACTTGGACATATGTTtctatatcttaaaattttcctaaatttccATCCATACAaaagcatacacatacacaaaactcAAATATCTGTATGTAGAAAACGGTAGGAATAATTGGGATTCATTGATAATCATAAAAGTTTATTTGGGGCATTATTTGCAATCTCTTTTTAACCCCTTTAATAGAACTATTAAATTACCAGATGGgctgattttactttttcttacccTTGTACTGGTGATGATACTGAGAAGCAGTAATTGACCAAAAGGTAAgcagcaggaaggaggcagaaaaataaaaaaatgagaaaacttacTGATGATAGAcagcttcaagaaaataaaaatagactggAATCTCAACTTATGTGCTGCTATTTTGCTATAAGCATGCACGTGAAATGTCTTTATGTCAAAGTCtgataaaaattagagaaatgatttgtcaattttgtgttttaacaGGAATAAACTGAAATCCGAACTAGTCTGTGcttcttttgtttatatattaatatgtcaGTATGAAAATAACTGGTAAACCAGAAGTGGCTTGCCTGCCACCCTTATTAGGCTATTTatgtgtttcattttggtttggggttttgttttattttcttttaaggttcTTCCCAAGGAGGAAATACAGATACATGATAGCTACTCTTTAGCATTTACTGATTTACTTGCAGAGCTTTCAGAGGATGTTGTATGTCTGTTATTGATTAAATGTTTAATACTGTATTTCACCTAATGTAAAGTACcatcagttattaaaaattactgttattttatgtTCCACTAAAGAGAAAACACTACCAAGAAAAATGTGAATcaatgcttccttttttctttggagtttttatatttatttattgaaaatcctttttaaatgcacttaaatacagatttttattatttaatcctcTCACACATACctataaaaggaacaaaaagtgACATATTGACATATAGTTAAGACTTTTCTAAAACTTTACATTCAGTTTCAAACTCTTCTGAAACACTTTTCAACCCAAAAGTTATTAATATCCATGTGCTTCTACCCAGTACCATGTTCTGTGCTATCAAAGGTATTGGTAAAGCCGTAAGCACAATGCTATCTGGATTGCCTCAAAACCGTCAACACCAGATACCTGTCCTGTAAGTTTTGATGCTGATTCTTTACTATTTGGCAAAATTTCAAAGTTGTATTTGTGCTGTAGTGTAATCATGTGTCTCTCTAGAAGATAGGTGGCTTCTATTCAAAGTCAGTGGGAGGTTTCTGACAAATTGGTGGTCACTGTTTTAATCATAATTCTGCACAGTGTATGGATTCTAGTTGCTGTGAAATGTTATCTGTTGGAAAGAATTTGATATTGTCTCTTGCCTTGAGATGCATTGTTTGGGGTGTAGTATCACACATGTTTCCTGAACGGGTACACTGACTCAACCAAAGTGATAGTCCCATGCATATATAAGTAAAAAGTTGAACATTTCCTCttgatatcatttttatttcataaggtAACAAgatttaaatttcatatacttCCAAGATTTGTGAAGGATGGTTGTTATTTGTAACTAAATAGAATCCATAAACTTGTTGATTACTTAATATGAACAATGACCAAGGAAGGCATGGGGAAAAGAAATCCAACGTTTGGTATTAATCTTCTACCTCAGCCATTTATTCTAGAAACTAAGCAAAACAATACTAAAGTGTGCATCAGTATATGCTGAGTTGAAGTAAAGCTGCAAATATCCAAGTGATGctgaaaatcacaaaaaaatgatAGTATTAATCCAGAATTAATTCCTATAATCTGTGATGATCTATTCATGTTTTGAAGCTAAGCAACTtccatatttatattaatattaccaAATTCAGCATAGAGCCAAAATCAGAATGTATGCAAAATGTATGTATGACTGTCACAGACAGCCAGAAACCGGTTTGCTACACAAAATCAGGGATGCCATTTATATACACTGTGATGTCCTTTGGACTTGAGTAGCTTAGAAGCCCATAGTTTAGGCATTTTGATGTAGTCAAGCAGAattaagatggaaagaaaatgtttttaattttctcagaatTGTCTAAAGGATGTCAGAtgccttcttttttgtttagctaagtgaaacaagtttTCACCTATATCAAGAACTAAATTATTCTTATTAAAGAATCAAGACCTTTGTAAATTTACTTGAAACGTACcttgtttaaaaatttacttagTATAAGAGAAAAAACTGAAGTAACTTAGCTTCTAGTTTACTTTAAATCTTTTGAGcatctaaaattttgtttagacaATGACAATTTCTATTGAGGTTGAAGAACACAACTTTTGTGCTGAACTCTGTATAACTTACTAGTGTTCATACtcttaattgtttatatttacagacatttctgactttttttttttaatgaggggcAAAATATCAGTCTcatcagagaaagaaacagtcCTTGTTTCCTTAGCAGAGCTGTCCACATGAActacaacaaacaaaacttggcACATCATTCAACTTACCAGTTCGGCTGTAGTCTAGTAGATCACAATTTGGGGTCAagttaaagatgtaaataaaagatctgaaaaacagtatggagattcctcaaaaatgtaaaattagaactaccctgcaaTTCAGCAATTGCATACTAGttatttaccaaagaaaataaaaatgctaacacaaagggatacatgcaccccaatttttatagcagcattatctacaatagccaaactatggaaatagcccaagtgtccatcacctggtgtctctctctctctctctctctgtgtgtgtgtgtgtgtgtgtgtagtggaatattactcaaccatagaaaagaatgaaatcttgccatttgcaacaacatggatagagccagAGAGTGTTATGCCaagcgaaataaatcagagaaagacaaaacaccATATGCTtgcattcatatgtggaatttaagaaacaaaacaaacaggcataggggaaaaggggagaggcaaaccaagaaaaagactcttaactatagaaaacaagcTGATGGTTATTAGAAGGGAGGTAGGCAGAGGGATGGACTAAGTACATGATGGGCCTTAAGGAgtgcacttcttgggatgagcactggttgttgtatggaagtTTCGAAAccctaaattgtacacctgaaactaatattacactatatattaactaactggaatttaaataaaatgggcagagggtttgaacagacacttctttTCTTGTCCTGAAGCTTCAGCCTCTGGGTCAGGCTTCAAGTTTGGCACACATCTAGTGGCCTACCAAACTATGCTCTCAAGGAACATAGACAATGGATCCCATCTTACCACTCCCTGCCTGCCGTGCTTCAAGTCACCAGTATCTCCCAGAAAAGAGCTTATACACTTGTGTAGACCCCTAGTTTTGCAACTCCTGCCCAAAGGACACCTCCAGATTGCCTGGGTCTGGTGACTCGTGGGGCTAATGCTTTCCAGTCCCACAAGAGTATACTATTAAAAGCTGCAGCCTGAGGGTCTGGCCCCTAGTCAGCCTGAATCTAAGCACTGAGATTCTCCCCTATGGGACACTGAGAGGTTTGGCACATCCTCAACTGCTAggacttattaaaaatataataggttACGTAGACAAGCACAAAGGGGTGAGAGAAAACCAAGAGCTGGGACAGAGTTGAACAATATGCTTCACCTCCTACATTAGGCCACTTTTTTAAGACTGAGGTGTTTGTTTTATCTCCTGCATATAAACcaacacagagagtcaagcaaaatgaagaaacagaaatgtgttccaaataaaagaatgatattAAACCCCAGAGgggaaaatgatgaaacagatGAGTAATTTACCTgatgaagaattcaaaataatggtTATAAAGATAGATTGCTCACTGAACTGGAGGGTAAAATGGGTGAACACATTcaacaaagagatgaaaagtataagaaagtaccaaacagaagtcacagagctgaggaataaaatatctgaactgaaaaatgcaataaagagGTTCAACAGCGgactagatgaagcagaaaaaaggatcAGTTAACTGATAAACAGTGCAATGAAGCAACAATCAGAGCAATAACagcaaaaagaagggaaaaaatgaagaaagattaaGGGACTAAAAGGACAACACCAAATGAACTAATATTCAATTTATAGGtctcccagaaggagaggagaaggggaaaggaggcagaaatcttatctgaagaaataatggctgaataTTTTCCTAAcctagagaaggaaacaaacatccagatccaggaagcctagagtgttccaaataagatgaaccaaaagagacccacaccaagacatattataattaaaatgtcaaaagttaaagacaaggagagaatttgaaaagcagcaagagaaaaataatttgctacatacaagggaaactccaTAAGACCTTAagcagatttttcaacagaaacattATAGGTCAGAAGGCAGTGGCACAATATAGTTGAAGTgcgaaaagaaaaaataaatccaaccaagaatactctgcccagaagttatcattcagaattgaaggagagctAAAGAGGTTTctagacaagcaaaaactaaaggcgTTCATCACCATTAAACTGGCCTTACAAGATATGGTAAAGGGACTTCATTAAGCTGGAAAATGTACTAATTAGTAACAacacatgtgaaagaataaatttcactgggaaggtaaatatatagtaaaaatagTGAATTAATCACTTTTAAAGCTAGTTTGAAGCTTAAATGacaaaaagtagtaaaataactatgtgatacatcacattaacaaaatgaaggataaaaattacatgatcatcTTAGGAGATGctgaaaaagcttttgacaaaattcagcatccctCTATCATATTTTACGATAGTGATTTAGGTACTAAGGGAAtatacctcagcataataaagaccatttgtttttgtttggttgttttttttttttttaatgtttatttatttttgagagacagagcatgagcagggaaggggcagagagagtgggagacacagaatctgaagcaggctccaggttctgagctgtcagcacagagcccaacgcggggctcaaactcacaaactgcaaaatcatgacctgaaccaaagttggatgcttaacccactgagccacctagacgcccctaAGACCATTTGTGAACAGAGCTAACATCCTACTCAGTAGTGAgcaactgaaagcttttcctctaagatcaggaataggacaaggatgtccactcttgtcatttttatttaacatatattggaagtcctagccagagcaattcaggaagaaaaagaaataaaatgtatataagttAGAATgcaagtaaaactgtcactatttgtagagGACACAATACTATGTatagaaaaatcccaaaaactatagcaaaaaaaaaaaaaaaaaaaaaaaaagatta is a genomic window containing:
- the FPGT gene encoding fucose-1-phosphate guanylyltransferase isoform X3 — its product is MAAANALLDVALREATQRKLQRFSELRGKPVAAGEFWDIVAITAADEKQELAYKQQLSEKLKKKELPLGVQYHVFVDPAGAKIGGYSQRLPNASALGKIFTALPFGNPIYQMLELKLAMYIDFPSHMKPGILVTCADDIELYSVGECEFIRFDKPGFTALAHPSSLTVGTTHGVFVLEAFNYLEYKDLEYRCCHRFLHKPSIEQMHHFNAVCRPGNFSHQDMAGGDTTPLKLESEYVYTDSLFYMDHKTAKKLLAFYEKIGTLNCEIDAYGDFLQALGPGATVEYTRNTSNVTKEEAELTDIRQRIFHLLKGTSLNVVVLNKSKFYHIGTTEEYLFHFTSDSSLKSELGLQSIAFSIFSTTPKCSGNTSCIIQSILDSGCSVATGSVVEYSRLGPNVSVGENCIVSGCSVITEAVLPADSFVCSLSLKMNGYLKYSTMAFGVQDNLKRNVKTLSDIKLLQFFGVCFLSCLNIWNLKVTEELFSGNKTCLSLWNARIFPACSSLSDSVTTSLKMLNAVQNKSAFSLNKYKLLSIEEMLIYKDVEDMITYREQIFLEITLNRKQFDLEAS
- the FPGT gene encoding fucose-1-phosphate guanylyltransferase isoform X4 → MAAANALLDVALREATQRKLQRFSELRGKPVAAGEFWDIVAITAADEKQELAYKQQLSEKLKKKELPLGVQYHVFVDPAGAKIGNGGSTLCALRCLEKLYGDKWNSFTILLIHSASFLQHQNALVTHPVSFKVYWIQDVLWQLAQLWSILDWGLMFQLVKTALLVVVLS
- the FPGT gene encoding fucose-1-phosphate guanylyltransferase isoform X2; this encodes MQNFRSYFKAFVNLHGSSSGKPVAAGEFWDIVAITAADEKQELAYKQQLSEKLKKKELPLGVQYHVFVDPAGAKIGNGGSTLCALRCLEKLYGDKWNSFTILLIHSGGYSQRLPNASALGKIFTALPFGNPIYQMLELKLAMYIDFPSHMKPGILVTCADDIELYSVGECEFIRFDKPGFTALAHPSSLTVGTTHGVFVLEAFNYLEYKDLEYRCCHRFLHKPSIEQMHHFNAVCRPGNFSHQDMAGGDTTPLKLESEYVYTDSLFYMDHKTAKKLLAFYEKIGTLNCEIDAYGDFLQALGPGATVEYTRNTSNVTKEEAELTDIRQRIFHLLKGTSLNVVVLNKSKFYHIGTTEEYLFHFTSDSSLKSELGLQSIAFSIFSTTPKCSGNTSCIIQSILDSGCSVATGSVVEYSRLGPNVSVGENCIVSGCSVITEAVLPADSFVCSLSLKMNGYLKYSTMAFGVQDNLKRNVKTLSDIKLLQFFGVCFLSCLNIWNLKVTEELFSGNKTCLSLWNARIFPACSSLSDSVTTSLKMLNAVQNKSAFSLNKYKLLSIEEMLIYKDVEDMITYREQIFLEITLNRKQFDLEAS
- the FPGT gene encoding fucose-1-phosphate guanylyltransferase isoform X1, which translates into the protein MAAANALLDVALREATQRKLQRFSELRGKPVAAGEFWDIVAITAADEKQELAYKQQLSEKLKKKELPLGVQYHVFVDPAGAKIGNGGSTLCALRCLEKLYGDKWNSFTILLIHSGGYSQRLPNASALGKIFTALPFGNPIYQMLELKLAMYIDFPSHMKPGILVTCADDIELYSVGECEFIRFDKPGFTALAHPSSLTVGTTHGVFVLEAFNYLEYKDLEYRCCHRFLHKPSIEQMHHFNAVCRPGNFSHQDMAGGDTTPLKLESEYVYTDSLFYMDHKTAKKLLAFYEKIGTLNCEIDAYGDFLQALGPGATVEYTRNTSNVTKEEAELTDIRQRIFHLLKGTSLNVVVLNKSKFYHIGTTEEYLFHFTSDSSLKSELGLQSIAFSIFSTTPKCSGNTSCIIQSILDSGCSVATGSVVEYSRLGPNVSVGENCIVSGCSVITEAVLPADSFVCSLSLKMNGYLKYSTMAFGVQDNLKRNVKTLSDIKLLQFFGVCFLSCLNIWNLKVTEELFSGNKTCLSLWNARIFPACSSLSDSVTTSLKMLNAVQNKSAFSLNKYKLLSIEEMLIYKDVEDMITYREQIFLEITLNRKQFDLEAS